In Nocardia sp. NBC_00403, one DNA window encodes the following:
- a CDS encoding beta-ketoacyl synthase N-terminal-like domain-containing protein: MPGSVAQTEAQYQDHMTIAGIGAVSGYGWGRETLWEGLLSGKSAANLQPGYGLDRDEHAWASLVPDGGDYTVSNSRYGRAIHESAREAIADARARGWRPGRTVGVLHAIVLGDVTNWRDFYLVDHGHRRSRDYMRLLPSTPISVLQQEFGFHGPAMNISAACSSANVALITAKLWLDAGVADDVICIATDMSATPDMLEHFVRLGAAVGDAEPLDACRPFQTGSRGFSMGEASVAFVLSRSVRRPYAAMLGGGMTNDAYHVVSVDPGHDQIFDCARMALADADVTPADVRYFNAHGTGTKQCDVAERHLLTHLFGDRPHVYAVKPLAGHCQGAAAAVEVAAAALGYERGVVPAAPIVASAYERLLDGPTEFEGGVTVKLSLGMGGNNSMVVLGPV; the protein is encoded by the coding sequence ATGCCTGGCTCAGTCGCGCAGACCGAAGCGCAATATCAAGATCATATGACGATCGCCGGAATCGGGGCGGTCAGCGGGTACGGCTGGGGCCGCGAGACTCTGTGGGAGGGGTTGCTCAGCGGCAAGTCGGCAGCGAACCTGCAACCCGGTTACGGTCTCGACCGTGACGAGCACGCCTGGGCGTCGCTGGTGCCCGACGGCGGCGATTACACGGTCAGTAACAGCCGCTACGGGCGCGCCATACACGAGTCGGCGCGCGAGGCGATCGCCGATGCGCGAGCGCGTGGCTGGCGGCCGGGCCGCACCGTCGGCGTGCTGCACGCGATCGTGCTCGGCGACGTCACGAACTGGCGTGACTTCTACCTTGTCGACCACGGCCATCGCCGCTCCCGCGACTACATGCGACTACTTCCCTCGACTCCGATCTCGGTATTGCAGCAAGAATTCGGCTTCCACGGTCCTGCGATGAATATCTCGGCGGCGTGCAGCTCGGCGAATGTCGCGCTGATCACCGCGAAGCTGTGGTTGGACGCGGGCGTCGCGGACGACGTGATCTGCATTGCCACCGATATGTCCGCGACGCCCGACATGCTCGAGCACTTCGTCCGCCTCGGCGCCGCGGTCGGCGATGCCGAACCGCTGGATGCCTGCCGTCCCTTCCAGACGGGTAGCCGCGGTTTCAGCATGGGTGAGGCGTCGGTGGCGTTCGTGCTGAGCCGTTCGGTGCGGCGCCCGTACGCGGCGATGCTGGGCGGGGGGATGACCAACGACGCGTACCACGTGGTTTCGGTGGACCCCGGCCACGATCAGATCTTCGACTGCGCACGCATGGCGTTGGCCGACGCCGATGTCACCCCCGCGGATGTCCGGTATTTCAACGCGCACGGCACCGGGACCAAACAATGCGATGTCGCCGAGCGGCATCTGCTCACACACCTGTTCGGCGACCGCCCGCACGTCTATGCGGTGAAACCACTCGCGGGCCACTGCCAGGGCGCGGCGGCGGCGGTCGAGGTGGCCGCGGCGGCGCTGGGATACGAGCGGGGCGTCGTGCCCGCCGCGCCGATCGTCGCGTCCGCGTACGAGCGGTTGCTCGACGGCCCGACGGAGTTCGAGGGTGGTGTCACGGTGAAGTTGTCGCTCGGTATGGGCGGCAACAATTCGATGGTGGTGCTCGGGCCGGTGTGA
- a CDS encoding universal stress protein, translating to MTAYRTIVVGTDGSDSSYVAVEKAAALAGDGETTLVVACAYYPTDDRDVAAAADVLKDEAYQVRGSAPTNEILRTARDKAAAVGAKNIVERSIVGEPVDSLLALVKEVEADLLVVGNRGLNTLAGRLLGSVPSDVARKSRSDVLIVHTVR from the coding sequence ATGACCGCCTACCGGACCATTGTCGTCGGTACCGATGGCTCGGACTCGTCGTATGTCGCCGTCGAAAAGGCCGCCGCGCTGGCGGGCGACGGGGAAACGACGCTGGTCGTGGCCTGCGCGTACTACCCGACCGACGATCGCGATGTCGCGGCTGCGGCCGATGTGCTCAAGGACGAGGCCTACCAGGTGCGCGGCTCCGCGCCGACCAACGAGATCCTGCGCACCGCCAGGGACAAGGCCGCCGCCGTCGGCGCCAAGAACATTGTCGAGCGCTCCATCGTCGGCGAGCCGGTCGACTCGCTGCTCGCTCTCGTCAAGGAGGTGGAGGCCGATCTGCTCGTCGTCGGCAACCGGGGTCTGAACACCCTGGCGGGCCGCCTGCTCGGCTCGGTGCCTTCCGATGTCGCCCGCAAATCGCGCTCCGACGTCCTGATCGTGCACACCGTGCGCTGA
- a CDS encoding HelD family protein, with the protein MPDRLTQDRAAHDGASERNREIEQEQAYLSVLYDRLDGMRDYANNRLRTVLLETGGTPQARSERESFSALYHEDLAKYDAAEHGLCFGRIDLDGDQDGEYRYIGRLGILDEQDDYETLLLDWRAPLARPFYLATTATPDGVTRRRHIRSRNRTVTAVNDEYLDLEAAHQAGVTGADGGVGSESALLAALNAARTGHMNDIVETIQHEQDAIIRSEHKSVLVVQGGPGTGKTAVALHRAAFLLYTYRQQLAKSGVLIIGPNATFLDYIGQVLPSLGETGVLLSTIGDLYPGVKATREDSLRAGEIKGSLAILEVLKQAVRDRQEIPAEPIRLTFDGYPVILDRKITTRARGRARSSRRPHNLARPIFASSVLDALTDQLAQTMGADLSGGQSLLSRTDLAEIRDEMRTDPAIQAAIGRLWPILSPQDVLADLLADPKRLDRVAGSLDPADRAELVRSDNGEYSAADAPLLDELAELLGVDDAEERERARRRWRAQLAEAQDALDILTGSAPQDLEDELDPEILMAYDLIDAGQLAERQNVRASQTTAERAAGDRTWTYGHVIVDEAQELSEMAWRMVMRRIPNRWITVVGDVAQTGDPAGASSWQAMLEPYVAKRWKLTELTVNYRTPAEIMDVAAGVLSAIDPTAAAPRSVRESGQPPRAYAVTANRLRSEVERLVGTETGPGTTAVIAPHDLVPDFAELAVESVRVLTVHDVKGLEFDAVYLVEPAQILAESPRGLNDLYVALTRATQRLGVIHTGELPPVLHALA; encoded by the coding sequence TTGCCCGACCGTCTCACTCAGGATCGTGCCGCGCACGACGGCGCATCCGAGCGAAACCGCGAAATCGAGCAGGAGCAGGCCTACCTGTCTGTGCTCTACGACCGGCTCGACGGCATGCGCGACTATGCCAACAACCGCTTGCGCACGGTGCTGCTGGAAACCGGCGGCACCCCGCAGGCACGCAGCGAGCGGGAATCGTTCAGCGCGCTCTACCACGAGGACCTTGCCAAGTACGACGCCGCCGAACACGGCCTGTGTTTCGGCCGGATCGACCTCGATGGCGATCAGGACGGCGAATACCGCTACATCGGCAGGCTCGGAATCCTCGACGAACAAGACGATTACGAGACGCTGCTGCTGGATTGGCGCGCACCGCTTGCCCGGCCCTTCTATTTGGCCACCACCGCGACGCCCGACGGGGTGACCCGCCGCCGTCACATCCGCTCGCGCAATCGCACAGTCACCGCGGTCAACGACGAATACCTCGATCTGGAAGCGGCGCACCAGGCCGGCGTCACCGGCGCGGACGGCGGCGTCGGCAGTGAGAGCGCGCTGCTCGCGGCGCTCAATGCCGCGCGCACCGGCCACATGAACGACATCGTCGAGACCATCCAGCACGAGCAGGATGCGATCATCCGCTCCGAGCACAAGAGCGTGCTGGTAGTGCAGGGCGGTCCCGGCACCGGCAAGACCGCCGTGGCACTGCACCGCGCGGCCTTCCTGCTCTACACCTACCGGCAGCAGCTGGCCAAGTCCGGCGTGCTGATCATCGGCCCGAACGCCACCTTCCTCGACTACATCGGCCAGGTGCTGCCCTCGCTGGGCGAGACCGGCGTGCTGCTGTCCACCATCGGCGACCTGTATCCCGGGGTGAAAGCCACTCGGGAGGACTCGCTGCGGGCCGGCGAGATCAAGGGCTCGCTCGCCATCCTCGAGGTGCTCAAGCAGGCGGTGCGCGATCGGCAGGAGATACCCGCCGAGCCGATCCGCCTGACCTTCGACGGCTACCCGGTGATCCTGGATCGCAAGATCACCACCCGCGCCCGCGGCCGGGCCCGCTCCTCGCGCCGCCCGCACAACCTGGCCAGGCCGATCTTCGCGAGCTCGGTGCTGGACGCACTGACCGATCAGCTGGCCCAGACCATGGGCGCCGACCTGTCCGGCGGCCAAAGTCTGCTCAGCCGAACCGATCTCGCTGAAATCCGCGACGAGATGCGCACCGATCCCGCGATTCAGGCGGCGATCGGTCGGCTCTGGCCGATCCTGTCGCCACAGGACGTGCTCGCCGACCTGCTCGCCGACCCCAAGCGGCTCGATCGCGTGGCCGGCAGCCTCGATCCTGCCGACCGTGCCGAGCTGGTGCGGTCGGATAATGGCGAATACAGCGCAGCCGACGCACCCCTGCTCGACGAGCTCGCCGAGTTGCTCGGTGTCGACGACGCCGAGGAACGCGAACGCGCACGGCGCCGCTGGCGGGCCCAGCTGGCCGAGGCGCAGGACGCGCTCGACATCCTGACCGGTTCGGCGCCACAGGATCTGGAAGACGAGCTCGATCCCGAGATCCTGATGGCCTATGACCTGATCGATGCCGGCCAGCTCGCCGAACGCCAGAATGTGCGCGCCAGTCAGACCACCGCCGAACGCGCCGCGGGCGACCGCACCTGGACCTACGGTCACGTGATCGTGGACGAGGCGCAGGAGCTTTCGGAAATGGCGTGGCGAATGGTGATGCGCCGCATCCCGAATCGCTGGATCACCGTCGTCGGCGACGTAGCGCAGACCGGTGACCCCGCGGGCGCCTCGTCGTGGCAGGCGATGCTGGAACCGTATGTGGCCAAACGCTGGAAGCTGACCGAGCTCACGGTGAACTACCGGACCCCGGCCGAGATCATGGACGTCGCCGCCGGCGTGCTGAGCGCGATCGACCCCACCGCAGCGGCGCCGCGATCGGTGCGCGAGTCCGGGCAGCCACCGCGCGCCTACGCGGTCACCGCGAACCGATTGCGTAGCGAGGTCGAGCGATTGGTCGGCACCGAGACCGGACCTGGCACCACCGCGGTGATCGCTCCGCACGACCTGGTCCCGGATTTCGCCGAGCTGGCAGTCGAATCGGTGCGCGTGCTGACCGTGCACGACGTGAAGGGCCTCGAGTTCGACGCGGTGTATCTGGTCGAACCCGCGCAGATTCTCGCGGAGTCTCCGCGCGGCCTCAACGATCTGTATGTCGCGCTGACCCGCGCGACCCAGCGCCTCGGCGTCATCCACACCGGAGAGCTGCCGCCGGTGCTGCACGCGCTGGCATAG
- a CDS encoding antibiotic biosynthesis monooxygenase family protein, giving the protein MILEHALLSIRPEQAQDFEAAFAEAKPIISAMPGFRSLSLSRGIETPDTYLLLVAWERLADHVEGFRGSAGYQRWQQLLHHFYDPFPVVQHFAPIVGDATSDTPPAVTASTPNRQ; this is encoded by the coding sequence ATGATTCTCGAACACGCGCTGCTTTCCATCCGTCCCGAACAGGCCCAAGACTTCGAGGCCGCCTTCGCCGAGGCGAAGCCGATCATCTCGGCCATGCCGGGATTTCGGTCGCTCTCGCTCTCGCGCGGTATCGAGACGCCCGACACGTATCTGCTCCTGGTGGCATGGGAGCGACTGGCGGACCACGTCGAAGGATTTCGCGGCTCCGCCGGGTATCAGCGCTGGCAGCAGCTGTTACACCACTTCTATGACCCGTTCCCGGTTGTGCAGCACTTCGCCCCGATAGTGGGCGACGCGACATCAGATACCCCACCTGCGGTTACGGCGAGCACACCGAACCGGCAGTAG
- a CDS encoding DoxX family protein, which produces MDVVVLIGRVLFVVLFFGSAVGHFTQTEAMTGYAQSRGVPAPKAGVLAAGVLMALGAASVLLGIWADLGALLLVIVLLPTAFLMHRFWSETDPETKQGEMIHFNKDLALAGASLMLFAFFAHVDELGLTITGPLFHLG; this is translated from the coding sequence ATGGACGTCGTGGTTTTGATCGGGCGGGTGCTTTTCGTCGTGTTGTTCTTCGGCTCGGCAGTCGGGCATTTCACGCAGACCGAGGCGATGACGGGTTACGCGCAGAGCCGCGGCGTGCCGGCGCCGAAGGCCGGCGTGCTCGCCGCGGGTGTGCTGATGGCGCTCGGTGCGGCGAGTGTGCTGCTGGGGATTTGGGCGGATCTGGGTGCGCTGCTGCTGGTGATCGTGCTGCTGCCGACCGCGTTCCTGATGCATCGGTTCTGGTCGGAGACCGATCCGGAGACAAAACAGGGCGAGATGATCCACTTCAACAAGGATCTCGCCCTCGCCGGTGCGTCGCTGATGCTGTTCGCTTTCTTCGCGCATGTCGACGAACTCGGATTGACCATCACCGGGCCGCTATTCCATCTCGGATGA
- a CDS encoding sigma 54 modulation/S30EA ribosomal C-terminal domain-containing protein encodes MNSSELVRASELVGETELVGVPELMGGPKSVGGSKMFGRTELLRSTELWATAADPELAVTTCGAVPPADVTRAVRAIGRVLRRHHVDSAARVRVTVPPDVTEPTLVQANIRFHDTPTRVQVTGPRGFAVTFAVERLDRQIARLATSQARPFPDPARPPLARVTELRPIVRRKFCALLTGTPAEATAVLDAMDYDAYLFTDSETGEDAVVHWEESLGVRLSRQYGTAAPQAAAEVALTVNSLPLTVHSEPAPALSEDEAAARLCRGGLPFLFFTDPGNGRGRLLYRRYDGDLTIVVPAGTE; translated from the coding sequence ATGAATTCGTCGGAGCTGGTGAGAGCGTCGGAATTGGTGGGCGAGACCGAGTTGGTCGGTGTGCCGGAGCTCATGGGCGGGCCGAAATCGGTCGGCGGGTCGAAGATGTTCGGCAGGACCGAGCTGTTGCGTTCGACCGAGCTGTGGGCGACCGCGGCCGACCCGGAACTCGCGGTGACGACGTGTGGTGCGGTGCCCCCAGCGGACGTGACACGGGCGGTGCGGGCGATCGGCCGGGTGTTGCGCCGCCATCACGTGGATTCGGCGGCGCGGGTGCGGGTCACGGTGCCGCCCGATGTCACCGAACCGACACTGGTACAGGCGAACATCCGCTTCCACGACACTCCGACCCGGGTGCAGGTCACCGGACCGCGTGGGTTCGCCGTCACTTTCGCCGTCGAACGGCTGGACCGGCAGATCGCCCGGCTGGCAACCAGTCAGGCGCGCCCTTTCCCCGATCCGGCTCGTCCACCACTGGCCAGGGTTACGGAGCTGCGCCCGATCGTTCGCAGGAAGTTTTGCGCGCTTTTGACCGGAACCCCGGCCGAGGCGACGGCAGTGCTGGACGCAATGGACTACGACGCCTACCTGTTCACCGATTCGGAAACCGGTGAGGACGCGGTCGTGCACTGGGAGGAGTCGCTGGGCGTGCGGCTGTCGCGACAATACGGGACGGCTGCGCCGCAGGCAGCAGCGGAGGTGGCATTGACGGTGAATTCCCTTCCGCTCACAGTGCATTCGGAACCGGCGCCCGCACTGAGCGAGGACGAGGCGGCGGCGCGGTTGTGTCGAGGGGGACTGCCGTTCCTGTTCTTCACCGATCCGGGTAACGGCCGTGGCCGACTGCTCTATCGCCGATACGATGGCGACCTCACGATCGTGGTCCCGGCGGGCACCGAGTAG
- a CDS encoding response regulator transcription factor, with translation MIKVFLVDDHEIVRRGLIDLLDSDPELTVIGEAGDVAQAMIGIHALRPDVAVLDMRLPDGNGIELCRDLLADIEGLRCLILTSYTDEHAMLDAILAGASGYVVKNIKGMELAAAIKEVGAGRSLLDNRAAAALKARLHSSTENDGPLAGLTEQERRLLALLGEGLTNRQIAARMFLAEKTVKNYVSRLLAKLGMERRTQAAVLATKLRDS, from the coding sequence GTGATCAAGGTGTTCCTCGTCGACGACCACGAGATCGTCCGCCGCGGCCTCATCGACCTGTTGGACAGCGACCCCGAGCTCACGGTCATCGGTGAGGCGGGCGATGTCGCGCAGGCCATGATCGGCATCCACGCGCTGCGGCCGGACGTCGCGGTGCTCGACATGCGGCTGCCCGACGGCAACGGCATCGAACTGTGCCGCGATCTGCTCGCCGATATCGAGGGCCTGCGCTGCCTGATCCTCACCTCCTACACCGACGAGCACGCCATGCTCGACGCGATTCTCGCCGGCGCGAGCGGATACGTCGTCAAGAACATCAAGGGCATGGAATTGGCCGCGGCCATAAAGGAAGTCGGCGCGGGCCGCTCGCTGCTGGATAACCGCGCAGCCGCCGCGCTCAAAGCGCGCTTGCACAGCAGCACCGAAAACGATGGGCCGCTCGCCGGACTCACCGAACAAGAACGCAGACTGCTCGCACTGCTCGGCGAAGGGTTGACCAATCGCCAGATCGCGGCGCGAATGTTCCTGGCGGAGAAGACCGTCAAGAATTACGTTTCCCGACTACTGGCCAAACTCGGCATGGAACGCCGCACCCAGGCCGCGGTGCTGGCCACCAAACTGCGCGACAGTTAG
- a CDS encoding sensor histidine kinase yields MTEENGSGPYSVRDTLSQLRLRELLSEVRERVELIIDSRDRMDGLVEAMLAVTSGLDLDETLRTIVHTATSLVDARYGALAVRGHDQQVTQFIDEGMDDETRDRIGRLPTGHGVLGVVFNQPRPLRLDELSNHRASVGFPPHHPPMHTFLGVPVRIRDEIFGSLYLTEKAGGHPFTEDDDVLVQALAAAAGIAVDNARLYESARTRQAWIEATRDIATEFLAGTEPDLVLAHVVDHARTLTGSHQSFLASAARADGRLGEVTELSITQWSGPSAGHDGWTVHTEGTALGEAFTRRTPLRFDDAAQVDLGAPLPDVGPALILPLCTPDATLGALVTVRPAGSAPYPDELVELTAAFTDQAALAMQLADTQRRMRDLDILADRDRIARDLHDHVIQRLFAIGLTLQGAVPRAEAPGVRERLANVINDLQEVVQEIRTSIFDLHGGGQATGLQQRIEAAIRQQTADTELRATIQVTGPLSVLEAELADHAEAVVREAVSNAVRHSGGDLVAVEIGVADDLTIVVTDNGWGIPNHVIRSGLRSLEQRAEKSDGQFTIGPDIRRADDPDDRLPGTRLSWSVPLP; encoded by the coding sequence ATGACCGAAGAAAACGGCAGCGGCCCGTATTCGGTGCGCGACACGTTGTCGCAACTTCGGCTCCGGGAGCTGCTCTCCGAGGTCAGGGAACGCGTCGAGTTGATCATCGATTCGCGCGACCGGATGGACGGTCTTGTCGAGGCGATGCTCGCCGTCACCTCCGGACTCGATCTCGACGAAACCCTGCGCACCATCGTGCACACGGCAACCAGCCTCGTCGACGCCCGCTACGGTGCGCTCGCGGTGCGCGGCCACGACCAGCAGGTGACCCAGTTCATCGATGAGGGCATGGACGACGAAACCCGCGACCGGATCGGCAGGCTGCCCACCGGGCACGGTGTGCTCGGCGTCGTGTTCAACCAGCCGAGACCGCTTCGCCTCGACGAATTGTCGAATCATCGTGCGTCGGTGGGGTTTCCGCCGCACCACCCGCCGATGCACACCTTCCTCGGCGTCCCCGTGCGCATCCGCGACGAGATCTTCGGCAGCCTGTACCTCACCGAGAAAGCTGGCGGACATCCGTTCACCGAGGATGACGATGTGCTCGTCCAGGCCCTGGCTGCCGCGGCGGGCATCGCGGTGGATAACGCCAGGCTCTACGAATCCGCCCGCACTCGGCAGGCGTGGATCGAGGCGACCAGAGACATCGCCACCGAATTTCTGGCCGGGACCGAACCAGATCTGGTCCTCGCCCATGTGGTCGACCACGCCCGCACCCTCACCGGCTCACACCAGTCCTTCCTGGCCAGCGCCGCGAGGGCCGACGGCAGGCTCGGCGAGGTCACCGAGTTGTCGATCACGCAGTGGTCCGGGCCGAGTGCGGGCCACGACGGATGGACCGTGCACACCGAGGGCACCGCGCTCGGCGAGGCCTTCACTCGGCGCACGCCGCTGCGCTTCGACGATGCCGCGCAGGTCGATCTCGGCGCGCCACTGCCCGATGTCGGCCCTGCGCTGATCCTTCCGTTGTGCACGCCTGATGCCACCCTCGGCGCGTTGGTCACCGTGCGCCCGGCGGGCTCCGCGCCGTACCCGGACGAATTGGTCGAGCTGACCGCCGCATTCACCGATCAGGCGGCGCTGGCCATGCAACTGGCCGACACTCAGCGCCGCATGCGCGATCTCGACATCCTCGCCGACCGCGACCGCATCGCGCGCGACCTGCACGACCACGTGATCCAGCGGCTCTTCGCGATCGGGCTCACTCTGCAGGGCGCGGTGCCACGGGCCGAGGCTCCGGGCGTGCGCGAGCGTCTGGCAAACGTGATCAACGATCTGCAGGAGGTCGTCCAAGAGATCCGCACCTCGATCTTCGACCTGCACGGCGGCGGCCAAGCCACCGGGCTGCAGCAGCGGATCGAAGCGGCGATACGGCAGCAGACCGCCGATACCGAACTGCGGGCGACCATTCAGGTGACCGGACCGCTGTCGGTGCTGGAAGCCGAGCTCGCCGATCACGCCGAGGCGGTGGTGCGGGAAGCGGTGAGCAACGCGGTGCGGCATTCCGGCGGCGATCTGGTCGCGGTGGAAATCGGTGTGGCCGACGATCTGACCATCGTGGTGACCGACAACGGTTGGGGCATACCGAATCACGTGATCCGCAGCGGGTTGCGCAGTCTGGAGCAGCGGGCCGAGAAGTCGGACGGACAGTTCACCATCGGGCCCGATATCCGCCGCGCCGACGATCCGGATGACCGGCTACCGGGGACCCGCCTCAGCTGGTCGGTGCCACTGCCATGA
- a CDS encoding diguanylate cyclase domain-containing protein, whose translation MGENKADDAVAAEQLAQRYQSLVEHTPDGICVHARGTVVYVNRAMARMLAAGSVDDVIGKPLTQFVHPHSVLGMIERISTLTNSGDASDRAEMTLIRLDGGTVPVETISVLTAWYDHLAYQVVVHDLTAQRAAEDAQRRAEQYFTTVVSQLEEGVVVIDRHGRIESANPAARRIFGTDERARDLVGATIDELPLLLLDANAQPLPATRHPIARTLATGETITGYVFGVDRHDGQRRWLSGSSRLLNPGDPASPAVSSFADITDFRASRRQLEYQATHDSLTGLANRSLILSQLAGALATSETLPVSTVLFIDLDGFKAINDTLGHAIGDTVLQIVAQRLQRALRGDDLVGRLGGDEFLVLLSGPARRVDIDTLVTRLRSSMAEPIIARGHRIEVNASIGATELSPGDHRTPEAVLHDADLAMYRAKPAGHRDSGTPLGRMPNNTHAS comes from the coding sequence GTGGGTGAGAACAAGGCAGACGACGCAGTAGCGGCCGAGCAGCTGGCGCAGCGCTACCAGTCCCTGGTCGAGCACACCCCGGACGGCATCTGTGTGCACGCACGTGGCACCGTCGTCTACGTCAACCGGGCCATGGCGCGGATGCTCGCCGCCGGCAGCGTCGACGATGTGATCGGCAAACCGCTCACGCAGTTCGTCCATCCGCACTCGGTGCTCGGCATGATCGAGCGGATCAGCACGCTGACCAACTCCGGCGACGCCTCCGATCGCGCCGAGATGACGCTTATACGTCTCGACGGCGGCACTGTCCCCGTCGAAACGATCTCCGTACTCACCGCCTGGTACGACCATCTCGCCTACCAGGTGGTCGTACACGACCTGACCGCACAGCGCGCCGCAGAGGACGCGCAGCGGCGCGCCGAGCAGTACTTCACCACCGTCGTCTCCCAACTGGAGGAGGGCGTGGTGGTGATCGACCGCCACGGCCGCATCGAATCGGCCAATCCGGCGGCCCGGCGGATCTTCGGCACCGACGAACGCGCCCGCGATCTCGTCGGCGCGACGATCGACGAACTGCCGCTGCTGCTGCTGGACGCCAACGCACAGCCACTGCCCGCGACCCGCCACCCGATCGCGCGGACACTCGCCACCGGCGAAACCATCACCGGCTACGTCTTCGGCGTCGACCGCCACGACGGACAGCGGCGCTGGTTGTCCGGAAGCAGCCGGCTGCTCAACCCCGGCGACCCGGCCTCGCCGGCCGTATCCTCCTTCGCCGACATCACCGATTTCCGGGCCAGCAGAAGGCAACTGGAGTATCAGGCCACGCACGACTCGCTGACCGGACTTGCCAACCGCTCGCTGATCCTCTCCCAGCTCGCAGGCGCGCTCGCCACCAGCGAGACACTTCCGGTGTCGACCGTGCTGTTCATCGACCTGGACGGGTTCAAGGCGATCAACGACACCCTCGGCCACGCGATCGGCGACACCGTGCTGCAGATCGTCGCGCAGCGGCTGCAGCGCGCGCTACGCGGCGATGACCTGGTCGGCAGGCTCGGCGGCGACGAGTTCCTGGTGCTGCTTTCCGGACCGGCGCGGCGGGTCGACATCGACACGCTGGTGACTCGGCTGCGCTCGTCCATGGCCGAGCCGATCATCGCGCGCGGACACCGCATCGAGGTGAACGCCTCGATCGGCGCCACGGAGCTCAGCCCCGGCGACCACCGCACACCGGAGGCGGTCCTGCACGACGCGGACCTTGCGATGTACCGCGCCAAGCCGGCCGGGCACCGGGACAGCGGCACCCCCCTCGGCCGCATGCCGAACAACACCCACGCCTCTTGA